A part of Rattus rattus isolate New Zealand chromosome 6, Rrattus_CSIRO_v1, whole genome shotgun sequence genomic DNA contains:
- the Nobox gene encoding homeobox protein NOBOX, protein MEPPEKLCRKMRGQEAGDKPRTAAQDTEGPPQDPAPLIQGDPDKLSSLPRAGLGKRPLSKTSGDCIDTDTCRVHTAPSPSVCSPKPQKKDSSLQEKKAETVKPSMSTGPGQAPNPLNFREKDLKKEPLEATCQFRKKTRTLYRSDQVEELERIFQEDHYPDSDKRHEIAQMVGVTPQRIMVWFQNRRAKWRKVEKLNEKEDNNGPAPPRANSSQCRSAPELLGPMPTDLEPGPVPPENILDGFPEPPMLLTSDQTLMSSQHNESAERVAVTPPLLSPPPIRRTNLPLPLGPFQTPQVLPPLRDVPGSDSIYKDKPCGSWGTSITSPPIYSNLEDLGPQDYQASNQLGSFQLTQAPQTPLFPPVQSQVPYLPPFPLPIPSPLPFLPPEDSLFSFPFGLNGDSSQDYYPGPQSGQILLQPTAGNTGPGPWSGHCLPEPPFRRPHHPQGHPLGAEGYFPDLFPTPCAPTMSKQPSLGLSGLIEGTRAVTGTSISKMPDEQTSSSLEQPAPEEVRDKNKDSQAGGAKE, encoded by the exons ATGGAACCTCCGGAGAAGCTCTGTAGGAAAATGCGGG GCCAGGAAGCTGGTGACAAGCCCAGGACCGCTGCACAGGACACAGAGGGACCACCACAGGATCCTGCCCCACTTATCCAAGGTGACCCAGACAAGCTGTCCTCACTCCCCAGGGCTGGCTTGGGAAAGAGGCCACTGTCAAAGACctctggggattgcattgataCTGACACCTGTAGAGTGCACACAGCCCCCTCACCATCTGTGTGTAGTCCCAAACCCCAGAAAAAAGATTCTTCTCTCcaagagaaaaaggcagagacagtgaaGCCATCCATGTCTACAGGCCCAG GCCAAGCCCCCAATCCCCTCAACTTTCGAGAGAAGGACCTGAAGAAGGAACCCCTAGAAGCAACCTGTCAATTTCGGAAAAAGACTCGAACCCTGTACCGCTCAG ACCAGGTGGAAGAGCTGGAACGGATATTCCAGGAAGACCACTATCCTGACAGTGACAAACGCCATGAGATTGCCCAGATGGTGGGGGTGACTCCCCAACGCATCATG GTGTGGTTTCAGAACCGTAGGGCAAAGTGGCGAAAAGTAGAGAAACTAAACGAGAAGGAAGATAATAATGGTCCTGCACCCCCGAGGGCTAACAGCAGCCAGTGCAG atCTGCACCTGAGCTCCTAGGTCCTATGCCTACAGACCTAGAACCTGGCcctgttcctccagagaacatTCTGGATGGCTTTCCTG AGCCCCCCATGCTGCTGACTTCGGACCAGACTCTAATGTCCTCTCAGCACAATGAGAGTGCTGAGAGGGTGGCAGTGACTCCACCACTCCTCAGTCCCCCACCTATTCGAAGGAccaaccttcctcttcctctgggtCCCTTTCAAACTCCTCAAGTGCTACCTCCGCTGAGGGATGTTCCTGGCAGTGACAGCATATACAAGGACAagccctgtgggtcctggggtacTAG TATCACCTCACCTCCCATCTATTCAAATTTGGAAGACCTGGGACCTCAGGATTAccaagcaagcaaccagttgGGTTCGTTCCAGCTCACCCAGGCTCCACAGACCCCCCTTTTCCCACCCGTTCAGTCCCAGGTTCCGTatctgcctcccttccctctccctatcCCAAGCCCACTGCCATTTCTACCACCAGAAGactctctgttttcatttcctttcggCCTCAATGGGGACTCATCACAGGATTATTACCCAGGGCCCCAATCAGGTCAGATCTTGCTGCAGCCAACAGCTGGAAACACGG GTCCAGGACCCTGGAGCGGCCATTGCTTGCCAGAACCTCCCTTCCGTCGCCCACACCACCCACAGGGACACCCCCTAGGGGCAGAGGGCTATTTTCCTGACTTGTTTCCCACTCCATGTGCTCCAACTATGAGCAAGCAGCCTTCATTAGGCCTAAGTGGGCTTATCGAAGGCACTAGAGCAGTGACAGGGACCTCGATAAGCAAAATGCCAGATGAGCAGACTTCCTCTTCCCTTGAGCAGCCTGCACCAGAGGAGGTCAGAGACAAAAATAAGGATAGCCAAGCTGGTGGAGCTAAGGAGTAA